ACCGCACCCTGGCCGCTCAGGTTGCCGACGCTGCCCAGCGAGAACTGCACGCTGGGGCCACGGCTGCTGGCCAGACCGCCGAACACGTAGCCACTGTGCGTGCGCTCGGCCATTTCGGCGATGAGTTCGGGCAGTTCCGGCGTGCCGCCATCCGCATGCACCAGCGCGGTATGGGCGACGAAACCATCACCCTCGCTGGAACGCCCGCTGGCCGACAGCGGCGCGACACCGCTGAAGACGCGGTATTGGTCGGGGCGAAGATCGCACAGCATCAGGCTGAGCGCGGGCTCGTCGAAGTACTCGACGTTGTTGGCCGACACGCCCACGCCGACAGTGCCCGCCCAGTCGGTCACTTCGGGCAATTCGGCACTCAGGTGTTCGAGAATGGCCTGGGCCTCATCGGCGTAGTGGTCGGTGATGTAGAGCAGCGCCAGCGGGGGTGACTTGGCGTAGTCGGGCAGCGCCATCTGCGCGCGCAACTGGGCGAGCACGAGGGCTGCGGCCATGCGCCATTGCGGATGGGTGGCGTGGGCGTAGGGAAAGAGTTTCATGGTCGGATGTCCGTGCGCTCAGCGGCCGCGGGCGGGCTTGCGCGGTGCGGCGGATGCCGCAGCCTTCTTGACGGGCTTCTTCTTGGCCGGTGGCTGGCGTTCGCCGACGGCTCGCACGGCCGCACGTCCCGCGCCAGCGGCAGCTCCCACGTTGCGCGCCACGGTGTCCGTCAGATTGCGCGCGGCCTTGCCGGCCGCGCCGGTGGCGGTCTTCACCGCACGGTCGGTCAGGCCCGTGGCCATCTGGCGCGTGGTCTCGAGCGTGGTCTGCTTGGCCACGTCCTTGAGGGCGTTGCCCGCGATCTGCTGGAACTGCTGCGACAGCGCGCCCCACCATTGCATCGGGTCCACCACACCGCCGGCGGAAGGTGCGCCAGCGGCAGGCGCTGCGGCCTTGCGCTGTGCCTTGTTGCGCGCGCGGGCCGGCGGCGGTGCCGGTTCGTCCGTGGGTGCCGGTTCGTCCGTGGGTGCCGGGGCGTTGCCGTAGGTGCGCGGCGGCACCTCGAGCCCGGCGAACGGAGTAGGCGCCGGGGCGGGCGCGCCGGTGAGGCCGGACAGTGCATCGGCGGCCTTGATCTTCAGTGCGTTGGCCACGTCGCCCATGCTGAAGTTCATGGACTTGAGCGTGGACAGCGTCATCTTCTGCACCTCCAGCGCCTGGATGGTCGCGCCCAGCGCCTTGGCGTTCTGGTCGAGCCAGAAGTGCACGGCCTTGAGCTCCTCGATGCGCTTTTCCAGGTCTTCCACGTTGAAGGTGGGGGCCACCCAGTTGCCCAGATTGGGCAACTGGGGAATGTTCTGGCTGATGCCCTGCGCCACCCCACCCGCGGCCTGGCCGGCGAGGTTTTGCAGGAACTCGAAGCCGGGGACGAATTTGCCGAAACCGCTGCCGGGGGCGTCGCTCATGGAGGTCTCCTGTGGGTTCGTCGTCGTCGGCCGTCCGCACCGTCGCGATGCGGGTGGCATTCACGCAAGGATGCCACACCTTTGTGCACATGGGGGTGGGCGAAGTCCATGAATTCGGACAAAGCCGCGTCTTCGACGGCACACTAGCGCTCATGCACGATCCCACGTCCAAGCCGCTGCGCACACGCAGCCTGTTCCACTTCGCCTTCAACGTCACCGACCTGGAGACCGCACGCCGCTTCTATGGCGGCGTGCTCGGCTGCACCGAAGGGCGCAGCACCGCGACCTGGGTGGACTTCGATTTCTTCAGCCACCAGATCTCGCTGCACCTGGGTGAGCCACTAAAGACCGCGCGCACCGGCCATGTCGGCGAACACCTGGTGCCCATGCCGCACTTCGGTCTGGTGCTGTTGCTGCCCGACTGGCAGGCGCTGGCCGCGCGGCTGCAAGCCGCGGGTGTGGATTTCGTGCTACCGCCGCAGGTGCGTTTCGAAGGCCAGCCGGGCGAGCAGTGGACGATGTTCTTCTGCGACCCGTTCGGCAACCCGATCGAGGTCAAGGGCTTCGCGTCTCTGGAACAGGTTTACGCCAGCTAAGACGCGGCTTTGTCGCGGTATTCCGCGTAGACCAGGTCGTAGACCCGCGCGCGCTCGCGGAATTCCGGCACCACCGGGCGCGAGGCGTGCGCCGTGAGCCACAGGCGCAACAGCAGGCGCGGATGCGCCGGGTCGTCCTCGTAATGCGTGCGCGAGTGCAGTTGGGTGAAGTTGTGCCAGATCAGCATCTCGCCGGGCTCCAGGTGGAAGCGCAGCGCGAGGTCGTCTCGCTCGGCGGTCTGGGAGAAGAACGTCAAGGCCTCGTCCAGCGCCGGCGGCAGACTGGTGCCTTTGAGCCTGGCCGCCGCGCGCATGAAGCTGGCGGCATACATGCAGCTCACCACGCCGCCCACGTCGCAGAACACCGGAATCGCGGTGGCGGTGAGCGGGTGGCGGCTGGCCTGCGCTTCCGGAATCGCCATCACCGCACCTTCGTACAGCGCGGGCAGCAGCTCGGGGCGCTCGGCCCGGATGGCGTTGTGGATGGCGAGCGAGCTCACCAGCGCGCTCTGCCCACCCTTCCTGGCCTTGCGGATGCACATGAGGCCCACCACTTCGTACGAGTCGGTGTGCATCACCAGCTCGCCCGAGCTGCGGTAGCCACGCGAGACCGGGTCGTTCGGGTCCTGTTCGACGCGGCCGAGCTTGTCGCCGGTGCGGCTTTGCACCGCCGGCACGCCCAGGTGCGTGCCAATGGCCCAGTAGATGCGCTCCATGTCCTTCGCCGCATACCGTTCGGGTCTCACGCCGCGCAGCAGCACCACGCCACGGCCGTCCATGATCTCGCGGCGCACGTCCTCGGCCAGGCGCACCAGGGCGGGCTGCGTGACCTGCGCGCGGGTGACCGCTTGGGGCGCCAGGTGAGCAGTCTCTTGCAGCAAGGCGTCGAATGCGGCGAGCTCGGCGTCGCTCAAGGTGCGCACCAGCGCCTCCTGGCTGCCCAGGGCAGCGCTGGTCCAAGCGGCGGGGTGTTCGATCGGCTGGTCGTGGATCGCGGTCATCACGCGCTCACTTCGCCACGCCAAGGGCGCGAGCCATTTCCTGCTTGCGCTGTTCGCTCACATCGAAGCGCATCTGCACGCCATCGCGCACCGGCACGCAGCCGTTCTTGCCTTCGGGGTCGCCCGCCAGCGAGGTCGGCGCGACGCTGCAATACAGCTTCATGCCTTCTTCCGAAAACAGAAAGTTCGCGTACAGGCGCGCCGCATTGGGGTGCGGCGCCTTGGACGGAATGCCGAAGGAGCGCGCGGAGATCACGGCCGGGTCCTTCGGGTAGGCCACCGCGATCGGGGCCTTTTTGGCGATCAGGCCGCTGGAGAAGGCGGTGAAGGTCGGCGCGTTGAAGGCCACCGCGCCGGCCGCCACCATCTGCACGCCCGAAGCACCGCTTTGCGTGACCTTGTAGTTCTGCGCCGCCACCTTGCGCAGGTAGTCCATGCCCAGCCGCCGTTCCACCGCGTCGAGCCAGCCGAGGTAGTTGTCCGCCACCTGCGGGTCGGTCAGCAGAAAGCGGCCTTTCCACTTGGGGTCGGCCAGGTCCGCCCAGGTCTTGGGCACATCCTCGGGTTTGATCTGCTCGGTGTTGTAGACCAGCGCCACCACGTCCAGGGTGTGCAGGATGAAGTTGGGCTTGATGTATTCCTTGGGCCAGCGTGCCAGGCTGGGCACGCCATCGGGTGTGAGCGCGGCGAAGCGCTCGGGTTTCGATTCGAACGGGATCGGCGAGCTCACGCTCACGATGTCGGCCTGCACGTTGTTGGCATCGGCCTCGACGTTGAAGCGTTGCATCAACGGACCGGTGGGAAACCGGATGTAGGAGCCCTTGATGCCGTATTTCTTTTCAAAGCCGGCGAGCATGGCCTTCTGGCGCGCCTCGTCGTCGGAGGAATACATCATCAGTGCGCCCTCGGCCCTGGCCGCGGCGATCAGAGTGGCGGATGGCTCCTGCTGCGCGTGGGCCGTGCCCAGCGCCAGCATGGCCGCAAGCGTTGAAACAGAACAGCGAATCGTCATGACATGTCTCCTTCGTTTTAAGGGGTGAACCGAGAGCTAGCTAGCCGCTTTGCCCGTAGCGCGGCCGGCCATACACCAGCACGATCGACAAGGTGATGGCCGAGACCACGCCGATCAAGCTGCCGACGGCGGCCAGCTGGGAATAGGTGCCGTTGTCGAACAGGGTGAGGATCAGGTAGCCGATGACCGGGTTGTGCGGACCGGCGAGAATCGCCGCCGCGTTCAGCTCGCCCAGCACCAGCGCGAACACCGAGGCCCAGCCTGCCGCTAGCCCGGGCAGGATCAGCGGCAGCTGCACCGTACGGAACACACGGCCCGGCCCGGCGCCGGCCACACGCGCGGCCTCCGTCAGTTGGTTGCCCACCTGCTGCACCGACGACTCCGCTGCGATGGTGGCCGAGGGCAGGTACACCGCCAGGTAGGCGATCAGCAGGATGAGCGAGGTGCCCGCGAGCGAGAACGGCGTGAAGCCAAAGGCCACCAGCACACCCACGGCGAACACAATGTGTGGCACAGCCGAGGGCACCTTGGTGGCAATGCCCAAAAACTTCTCCAGCATGCCACCAAGTTGTTTGGCCATGACCGCGATCAGGCCTGCGATCAGCACCACGCCGGTGGAGGTGAGCAAGGCGAGCACGGCGCTGTTGATCACCGCCTGGCGCGGCATGCCCGACTGCAGCAGCTCGCCGAAGTTGGCCCAGCTCAGGTCGGCCCACACGATGGTGGGCCGCCAGTACGGCTGCAGCGCGACGATGAAGAGCGCGATCAGCGGCAGCACGCTGGTGAGCACCACATAGAGCACGATCAGCGCGCGCGCCGGCCCGCGCCAGCGGCCCAGCGCCAGCAGATTGGGCCGCACGCCCATGCCGCCGATCTGCGCCGAGCCGCCGCGCGAGGCCACGTGCCGCTGCAGCATCCACAACAGTCCGATGAAAACCATCAGCGTCAGGCCGATCACCACCGCCTGGCCCAGCTTGGGCGGGTAGGCGAAGTGCAGCAGGCGGTAGATGTAGACCGAGAGCACTTCGATGCGCGCGGCCGAGCCGATGAGCGCTGCAATCGAATAGAGGCCAACGCTGGAGATCATGCAGATCAGCACCGAGGAGCCCACCGCGTGTTTGATCGAGGGCAGCGAGACCTCCCAGAAGCAGCGCAACCGCCCCTTGCCACTCATGCGCGCGGCCTCTTCCAGCGACGGGTCCAGGTTGCTGAACGCGGCTGCGGCCACCACGTAGACGTGTGGCACACCCCACAACACGTACAGAAACACCATGCCGCTCCAGCTCTGGATCGCAATGCTGTCCGGCTCGATCGGCAGGCCCACGGTCTGCAGCGCGGCCACCAGCGGCTTGGCCAGAAAGCCCGCGCGCGGATCGGCCAGGAACAACCAGCCGATCGCCATGGCCACCGGTGGCAGCAGCAGCGGAATCACGGGCAGCAGGCGCGAGAACGAGCCCCAGCGTGCGTCCGTGCGCTCGATCAGCCACGCAAAGAACACGCCCAGCGGCACCGAGATGGTGGTGGTCGCCAAGGCCAGAAAAACGGTGTTGCGCACCGCGCGGTGCAGTGCCGGATCGGAAAACGTCTCCACCCAGGGCCGCAGGTCGAAGCGGCCCTCGGGCATGACACCGCGCAGCACCATGATGCCGATCGGGTAGAACACCAGCACGAAGGCCAGGAGCACGATGGCCACAGCCAGCGCGTAGGTGGCCCAGCGGCCGATGGCCAGGCTGTGCGAGGCGGGTGCGCTCAGTTCGGCAGCCATCGCATGTGCTCCTGTGGCAACACCAGGCCGATGGTGTTCCCCGGCGACAGCGGCAGATCCTGCGCTGCGTCCGCGCCGATCCAGGCCACCATCTCGTTGTCGTGCACGCGCAAGCGGCACTCCACACGCGCACCCAGGTGGATCACGTCGCGGAGGGTGGCGCTCAAGGGCGCGTCGGGCGCGGAGGTGAGCACCACGTTCTCGGGGCGAATGCCGAGCCAGCCACCGTCGCCTGCGTTGGCCACGCCGGGCAAGGCGAAACGCCCCACCGGCGTGGACACCGCGCCACCCGCCTCCACCACGGCCGGCCAGCGGTTCATCTCGCCCACGAACTCGGCCACGTAGAGCGAGGCCGGCTGCGCGTAAACGTCGCGCGGTGCGGCGCTCTGGCGGATCTTGCCCGCATCCATCACCACCAGCGTGTCGGCCAGCTCCATCGCCTCTTCCTGGTCGTGCGTCACATAGATGCCCGCAAATTGCGTGCGCGATTTGAGCTCGCGCAGCT
The sequence above is a segment of the Hydrogenophaga sp. BPS33 genome. Coding sequences within it:
- a CDS encoding TauD/TfdA family dioxygenase, yielding MTAIHDQPIEHPAAWTSAALGSQEALVRTLSDAELAAFDALLQETAHLAPQAVTRAQVTQPALVRLAEDVRREIMDGRGVVLLRGVRPERYAAKDMERIYWAIGTHLGVPAVQSRTGDKLGRVEQDPNDPVSRGYRSSGELVMHTDSYEVVGLMCIRKARKGGQSALVSSLAIHNAIRAERPELLPALYEGAVMAIPEAQASRHPLTATAIPVFCDVGGVVSCMYAASFMRAAARLKGTSLPPALDEALTFFSQTAERDDLALRFHLEPGEMLIWHNFTQLHSRTHYEDDPAHPRLLLRLWLTAHASRPVVPEFRERARVYDLVYAEYRDKAAS
- a CDS encoding ABC transporter substrate-binding protein; translation: MTIRCSVSTLAAMLALGTAHAQQEPSATLIAAARAEGALMMYSSDDEARQKAMLAGFEKKYGIKGSYIRFPTGPLMQRFNVEADANNVQADIVSVSSPIPFESKPERFAALTPDGVPSLARWPKEYIKPNFILHTLDVVALVYNTEQIKPEDVPKTWADLADPKWKGRFLLTDPQVADNYLGWLDAVERRLGMDYLRKVAAQNYKVTQSGASGVQMVAAGAVAFNAPTFTAFSSGLIAKKAPIAVAYPKDPAVISARSFGIPSKAPHPNAARLYANFLFSEEGMKLYCSVAPTSLAGDPEGKNGCVPVRDGVQMRFDVSEQRKQEMARALGVAK
- a CDS encoding VOC family protein is translated as MHDPTSKPLRTRSLFHFAFNVTDLETARRFYGGVLGCTEGRSTATWVDFDFFSHQISLHLGEPLKTARTGHVGEHLVPMPHFGLVLLLPDWQALAARLQAAGVDFVLPPQVRFEGQPGEQWTMFFCDPFGNPIEVKGFASLEQVYAS
- a CDS encoding PhaM family polyhydroxyalkanoate granule multifunctional regulatory protein codes for the protein MSDAPGSGFGKFVPGFEFLQNLAGQAAGGVAQGISQNIPQLPNLGNWVAPTFNVEDLEKRIEELKAVHFWLDQNAKALGATIQALEVQKMTLSTLKSMNFSMGDVANALKIKAADALSGLTGAPAPAPTPFAGLEVPPRTYGNAPAPTDEPAPTDEPAPPPARARNKAQRKAAAPAAGAPSAGGVVDPMQWWGALSQQFQQIAGNALKDVAKQTTLETTRQMATGLTDRAVKTATGAAGKAARNLTDTVARNVGAAAGAGRAAVRAVGERQPPAKKKPVKKAAASAAPRKPARGR
- a CDS encoding ABC transporter permease, coding for MAAELSAPASHSLAIGRWATYALAVAIVLLAFVLVFYPIGIMVLRGVMPEGRFDLRPWVETFSDPALHRAVRNTVFLALATTTISVPLGVFFAWLIERTDARWGSFSRLLPVIPLLLPPVAMAIGWLFLADPRAGFLAKPLVAALQTVGLPIEPDSIAIQSWSGMVFLYVLWGVPHVYVVAAAAFSNLDPSLEEAARMSGKGRLRCFWEVSLPSIKHAVGSSVLICMISSVGLYSIAALIGSAARIEVLSVYIYRLLHFAYPPKLGQAVVIGLTLMVFIGLLWMLQRHVASRGGSAQIGGMGVRPNLLALGRWRGPARALIVLYVVLTSVLPLIALFIVALQPYWRPTIVWADLSWANFGELLQSGMPRQAVINSAVLALLTSTGVVLIAGLIAVMAKQLGGMLEKFLGIATKVPSAVPHIVFAVGVLVAFGFTPFSLAGTSLILLIAYLAVYLPSATIAAESSVQQVGNQLTEAARVAGAGPGRVFRTVQLPLILPGLAAGWASVFALVLGELNAAAILAGPHNPVIGYLILTLFDNGTYSQLAAVGSLIGVVSAITLSIVLVYGRPRYGQSG